One window from the genome of Actinoplanes teichomyceticus ATCC 31121 encodes:
- a CDS encoding HD domain-containing protein produces the protein MAIVTSLPDRFRTAARGAGATAADADLDSAANYLLGRWTEPQRHYHDVTHLSAVLDVVDRFAALAPHPDRVRLAAWMHDAVYDPRALGDANERDSAEFAEGLLLTLGVPAEAAAEVARLVGLTAGHATEENDPDGELLCDADLAILAADEEGYARYTAAIRREYAHVSDADFRAGRARVLHELLNLPSIYRLAPIRDGWEERARANLRTELETLA, from the coding sequence ATGGCCATCGTGACATCTCTGCCCGACCGATTCCGGACCGCCGCCCGTGGCGCCGGCGCCACCGCTGCGGACGCCGACCTGGACTCCGCCGCAAACTACCTGCTCGGCCGCTGGACCGAGCCGCAACGGCACTATCACGACGTGACGCACCTCTCCGCGGTGCTGGACGTGGTGGACCGCTTCGCCGCACTGGCGCCGCATCCGGACCGGGTGCGGCTGGCCGCCTGGATGCACGACGCGGTCTACGACCCGCGGGCGCTGGGCGACGCGAACGAGCGGGACAGCGCGGAGTTCGCCGAGGGGCTGCTGCTCACGCTGGGCGTGCCGGCGGAGGCGGCGGCCGAGGTCGCCCGGCTGGTCGGGCTGACCGCCGGACACGCGACCGAGGAGAACGACCCGGACGGGGAGCTGCTCTGCGACGCCGACCTGGCGATTCTCGCGGCGGACGAGGAGGGCTACGCCCGGTACACCGCCGCGATCCGTCGCGAGTACGCGCACGTGAGCGACGCCGACTTCCGTGCCGGACGCGCCCGGGTGCTGCACGAGCTGCTCAACCTGCCGTCGATCTACCGCCTCGCGCCGATCCGCGACGGGTGGGAGGAGCGCGCCCGCGCCAACCTCCGCACCGAGCTGGAGACGCTGGCCTGA
- a CDS encoding DUF4031 domain-containing protein, whose translation MILVDEPRWPGRGHLWSHLVSDVSYAELHAFAEMLGSPRRAFDRDHYDIPAFRVPSALWLGALLVPSRELTWRLRAAGLRRPKHLHRRLRPDHPR comes from the coding sequence TTGATCCTCGTCGACGAGCCGCGCTGGCCGGGTCGTGGCCACCTCTGGTCACACCTGGTCAGCGACGTCTCCTACGCCGAGCTGCACGCGTTCGCCGAGATGCTGGGCTCGCCGCGGCGCGCTTTCGACCGCGACCACTACGACATCCCGGCGTTCCGCGTGCCGAGCGCCCTGTGGCTGGGCGCGCTGCTGGTGCCGTCCCGGGAGCTGACGTGGCGACTGCGCGCCGCCGGCCTGCGCCGCCCGAAACACCTGCACCGACGCCTGCGGCCGGACCACCCGCGCTGA
- a CDS encoding glycerol-3-phosphate dehydrogenase/oxidase, giving the protein MRDPSVSRFTAGRLSPIRRTADLRRLRAEQFDVLVIGGGVTGAGAAVDAASRGLKVALVEARDFAAGTSSRSSKLIHGGLRYLEQLELHLVHEALTERGLLATRIAPHLVRPVPILVPLPAANPAKRVWQRAYYGLGVAAYDVFAGVFGGGRGMPLHRHLTRDGARHLFPSLRADKITGAIRYYDGQMDDARLVVNLARTAAAQGAAVVTSARVTGFVREAREVVGVRVKDLEAPDSAEFEVRAKTVVAATGVWSDDMSEMLRDVGVRPGLRVRASKGVHLVVPRSAITGEAGLILRTATSVLFVLPWGGHWIIGTTDTDWQLDRAHPAASARDIRYLLDQVNTVLDRPLTTDDIEGVYAGLRPLLSGEADSTSKLSREHAVVEPMLGLMLVAGGKYTTYRVMAADVIDRAVRRMGGPFRESRTDQLPLLGADGYAAAWRDRQDIARRHGVTTGVIEHLLERYGTLTVHLLAMMAADPQLAVPLAGAPEYLAAEVAYAALAEGALHLDDVLTRRTRISIETAHRGAESAGHAARVMGAVLGWDETVRRREVEHYLARVTAERQSQTMPDDLGADAARVGAPDVRGLAADRRAHLLEADL; this is encoded by the coding sequence GTGCGCGATCCCTCCGTCTCCCGCTTTACGGCCGGCCGGCTCTCCCCGATCCGCCGCACCGCTGATCTGCGGCGGCTGCGTGCCGAGCAATTCGACGTCCTCGTGATCGGCGGTGGGGTCACCGGCGCCGGCGCGGCGGTCGACGCCGCCTCCCGTGGGCTCAAGGTGGCTCTGGTCGAGGCGCGTGACTTCGCCGCCGGCACGTCCAGCCGGTCCAGCAAACTGATCCACGGCGGCCTGCGCTACCTGGAGCAGCTGGAGCTGCACCTGGTGCACGAGGCGCTCACCGAGCGCGGCCTGCTCGCCACCCGGATCGCCCCGCACCTGGTGCGCCCGGTGCCGATCCTGGTGCCGCTGCCGGCCGCCAACCCGGCGAAACGCGTCTGGCAGCGGGCCTACTACGGGCTCGGCGTCGCGGCGTACGACGTGTTCGCCGGCGTCTTCGGCGGCGGCCGGGGGATGCCCCTGCACCGGCACCTGACCCGCGACGGCGCCCGGCACCTGTTCCCGAGCCTGCGAGCCGACAAGATCACCGGCGCGATCCGGTACTACGACGGGCAGATGGACGACGCCCGCCTGGTGGTCAACCTGGCCCGGACCGCCGCCGCCCAGGGCGCCGCGGTGGTCACCAGCGCCCGGGTCACCGGGTTCGTGCGCGAGGCGCGCGAGGTGGTCGGCGTGCGGGTCAAGGACCTGGAGGCGCCCGACTCCGCGGAGTTCGAGGTGCGCGCCAAGACGGTCGTCGCGGCCACCGGGGTGTGGAGCGACGACATGTCCGAGATGCTGCGCGACGTCGGCGTCCGCCCCGGCCTGCGGGTGCGCGCCTCCAAGGGGGTGCATCTGGTGGTGCCCCGCTCGGCGATCACCGGCGAGGCCGGGCTGATCCTGCGCACCGCCACGTCGGTGCTGTTCGTGCTGCCCTGGGGCGGCCACTGGATCATCGGCACCACGGACACCGACTGGCAGCTGGACCGGGCCCACCCGGCCGCGTCCGCGCGCGACATCCGATACCTGCTGGACCAGGTCAACACGGTGCTGGACCGGCCGCTGACCACCGACGACATCGAGGGCGTCTACGCCGGGCTGCGCCCGCTGCTGTCCGGTGAGGCCGACTCCACCTCGAAACTGTCCCGCGAGCACGCCGTGGTCGAGCCGATGCTCGGGCTGATGCTGGTGGCCGGCGGGAAGTACACGACGTACCGGGTGATGGCGGCGGACGTGATCGACCGCGCGGTGCGCCGGATGGGCGGGCCGTTCCGCGAGTCGCGGACCGACCAGCTGCCGCTGCTCGGCGCCGACGGGTACGCCGCCGCGTGGCGGGACCGGCAGGACATCGCCCGGCGGCACGGTGTCACCACCGGGGTGATCGAGCACCTGCTGGAGCGGTACGGCACGCTCACCGTCCACCTGCTCGCGATGATGGCCGCCGACCCGCAGCTCGCGGTCCCGCTCGCCGGCGCCCCGGAGTACCTGGCCGCCGAGGTGGCGTACGCCGCGCTCGCCGAGGGGGCGCTGCACCTCGACGACGTGCTGACCCGGCGTACCCGGATCTCGATCGAGACCGCGCACCGCGGCGCCGAGTCGGCCGGGCACGCCGCCCGGGTGATGGGCGCGGTGCTCGGCTGGGACGAGACCGTCCGCCGGCGCGAGGTCGAGCACTACCTGGCCCGGGTCACCGCCGAGCGGCAGTCCCAGACCATGCCCGACGACCTGGGCGCGGACGCCGCCCGGGTGGGTGCTCCGGACGTCCGCGGGCTGGCCGCCGACCGGCGCGCCCACCTGCTCGAAGCCGACCTTTGA
- a CDS encoding Ig-like domain-containing protein translates to MHRTGAAVLLVCALVLAAVGLAGYPGEAAATAGFALRFEANTNGSILLRGNANLVCSPLALGCPAGRDATGNRLDNNDFSMVAADADRDLTTLNDSTATVALPPGSSVLFAGLYWSGSLAVGSGVTAPLLGLRRDRVRLRTPASTAWQSITATTVHGSGNPYQGFADVTALVAGAGSGVYGVADIQTATGAGQYAGWALAVAYRNPAEVLRALRIYDGLGTVSASSGDVDIRVSGFETPHSGSVRAEVGTVAYEGDLGKRGDALQIDGQPMSDAANPVDNFFNSTATGSGRDPGYANLFGVDIDQFDATDRLGHAVTSATLTLTTTSDTYYPGVVTFAIDLYAPKLVATLTGTDLNGGDLLPGDILEYRVEVRNVGNDVADDTVLSDAIPTYTGYVPGSARIRGSPVADPATPARLDFALGDIPYQGVTYVTFQVRVDPATPPGYAITNLVTLSYTGHTAGVAVSGLAGTAASVVAPAQSDLAAALTVTPAAVQRSALPAAVTYLLTVTNGGPSAEPDARAELSLPAGVAAGPLPAGCTGYGSQVTCLFGPLLPGTRAGAAIPATVQAAATARPSAALRAYGTNTDPVPADNVANAPLRVNLAPRAVADTGTPGAVAVLDNDDDPDGPDSALTVTITTAPRHGSAIVLADRTVEYTPAAGWAGDDTFTYTITDADGGSDSAVVTVRTPNAAPVAVDDAAAVDTGDTVTVPVTANDSDPNGDTLTVTALADPYDGTAGTVTFIGGTITFTPARSFVGIATFTYTVSDGQATATARLAVEVANAIPTAGDDAATVPYLGATTIGVLVNDWDINDDPLSIVSVAAPAHGTAAPSGRNVVYQATEIGFSGTDTFGYTITDPNGGTASALITVTVGNAPPVAVDVSVTTAYLTPAPVDVLTGASDPNPGPTFLVIGASDPAHGVVVRNPDGTLTYTPDPGWSGPDRFTYTLSDGRGGTDTGVVTIDVANAPPVARPESVTLPAGVTSTIDVRHNDEDPNGEPLTVTIDSPPAHGTASVVAGRVVYRPFPGYAGTDTLDYRITDPALGSAVATVTIALVNAGPVARPDTASTPTDTVVAIDLTGNDDDPNDDPLTLTGWTAAAYGTVAAGPGGGVSYTPAPGFTGTDVFAYTVTDVHGVPDTAMVTVVVRNAPPVAVDDTFRVREQGATSLPVIANDRDPNTGQPLSVLSADPPGHGTVTVTGPLTVDYTPAPGTRVDTFDYLLTDDLGGTDTGTVTVTVDLAPAAADDSAETGAGAPVTVDAAANDVDPEGAGLTVSWTGSPAHGRASLQGDNRIRYVPTAGFAGTDTIAYEVRDPIGNTARGRVTVRVRPAPAARPDFAAVRAGRQVDVDVLANDTGSVAGGLTISSVSRPPAGSATLTGGRIRYTAPAIWAGQAEIRYAVTDPLGGTAESTLTVIVTDVTPFAVPDSWVTAYRTAVTVPVLANDLVEEGALRVVEVGRPDHGTAVSDAGRAVVYTPPDGFSGVARFGYTAADDAGHRTSATVTVTVGAPPVAPDRAVTTPPGEAAVIGLPAADSLGRPFAERRITPPAHGTARLNADGSVTYTPDPGFVGEDRFTYEIVDADGNVAQGTIVVTVPPPASPGPSPAVPSSSARPGPSPSRSASAAPRPSTAPAPPSVSPALPVGGWPDLPTTGGPDPRVLLVVAALLAGLGALLRAAGGPVPEQRREPGG, encoded by the coding sequence ATGCACCGCACCGGCGCCGCGGTCCTGCTGGTCTGCGCGCTCGTCCTGGCCGCCGTGGGCCTCGCCGGGTACCCCGGGGAGGCCGCCGCCACCGCGGGATTCGCGCTGCGCTTCGAGGCCAACACGAACGGGTCGATCCTGCTGCGCGGCAACGCCAACCTGGTGTGCTCCCCGCTGGCCCTCGGCTGCCCGGCGGGACGGGACGCGACCGGTAACCGGCTGGACAACAACGACTTCTCGATGGTCGCCGCGGATGCCGACCGCGATCTGACGACGCTCAACGACAGCACCGCCACGGTGGCCCTCCCGCCGGGCAGCTCGGTGCTCTTCGCCGGGTTGTACTGGAGCGGCAGCCTCGCCGTCGGCAGCGGCGTGACGGCCCCGCTCCTGGGGCTCCGGCGCGACCGGGTTCGCCTGCGGACCCCGGCGAGCACCGCCTGGCAGTCGATCACCGCCACCACGGTGCACGGCTCCGGCAACCCGTATCAGGGGTTCGCCGACGTGACCGCGCTGGTGGCCGGCGCGGGCAGCGGGGTGTACGGGGTGGCCGACATCCAGACCGCCACCGGCGCGGGCCAGTACGCCGGGTGGGCGCTCGCGGTGGCGTACCGCAACCCGGCCGAGGTGCTGCGCGCGCTGCGGATCTACGACGGGCTGGGCACGGTGAGCGCCTCCTCGGGCGACGTGGACATCCGGGTGAGCGGCTTCGAGACGCCGCACTCGGGTTCGGTGCGGGCCGAGGTGGGGACCGTGGCGTACGAGGGTGACCTGGGCAAGCGGGGTGACGCGCTGCAGATCGACGGCCAGCCGATGTCGGACGCGGCGAACCCGGTGGACAACTTCTTCAACAGCACGGCGACCGGCAGCGGGCGCGACCCCGGTTACGCCAACCTGTTCGGCGTCGACATCGACCAGTTCGACGCGACCGACCGGCTCGGGCACGCGGTCACGTCGGCCACCCTGACCCTGACCACCACCAGCGACACCTACTACCCGGGCGTGGTCACGTTCGCCATCGACCTGTACGCGCCGAAGCTGGTCGCCACGCTGACCGGCACCGACCTCAACGGCGGCGACCTGCTGCCCGGCGACATCCTGGAGTACCGGGTCGAGGTGCGCAACGTCGGCAACGACGTCGCCGACGACACCGTGCTCTCCGACGCGATCCCGACGTACACCGGCTACGTGCCGGGCTCGGCGCGGATCCGGGGGTCGCCGGTCGCCGACCCGGCCACCCCGGCGCGGCTCGACTTCGCGCTCGGCGACATCCCGTATCAGGGGGTCACCTATGTGACCTTCCAGGTCCGGGTCGACCCGGCCACGCCGCCCGGTTACGCGATCACCAACCTGGTGACCCTGAGCTACACCGGGCACACCGCGGGCGTGGCCGTCTCCGGGCTGGCCGGGACCGCGGCGAGCGTGGTCGCGCCGGCCCAGTCCGACCTGGCCGCCGCGCTCACCGTGACGCCGGCCGCGGTGCAGCGGTCCGCGCTGCCGGCCGCGGTCACCTACCTGCTCACGGTCACCAACGGCGGCCCGTCGGCGGAGCCGGACGCGCGAGCCGAGCTGTCCCTGCCGGCCGGGGTGGCCGCGGGACCGCTGCCGGCCGGGTGCACCGGGTACGGCTCACAGGTGACCTGCCTGTTCGGCCCGTTGCTGCCGGGCACGCGGGCCGGCGCCGCGATCCCGGCGACGGTCCAGGCGGCGGCCACGGCCCGGCCGTCCGCCGCGCTGCGGGCGTACGGCACGAACACCGATCCGGTCCCGGCCGACAACGTCGCGAACGCGCCGCTGCGGGTCAACCTGGCGCCGCGGGCGGTGGCCGACACCGGGACGCCGGGAGCCGTCGCGGTGCTGGACAACGACGACGACCCGGACGGCCCGGACAGCGCGCTCACCGTCACGATCACCACCGCGCCCCGGCACGGGTCGGCGATCGTGCTGGCGGACCGGACGGTCGAGTACACCCCGGCGGCGGGGTGGGCCGGGGACGACACGTTCACCTACACGATCACCGACGCCGACGGCGGCAGTGACAGCGCGGTGGTGACCGTGCGTACCCCGAACGCCGCCCCGGTGGCGGTCGACGACGCCGCCGCGGTGGACACCGGCGACACCGTCACCGTGCCGGTCACCGCGAACGACAGCGACCCGAACGGCGACACGCTCACCGTGACCGCGCTGGCCGACCCGTACGACGGCACGGCCGGGACGGTCACCTTCATCGGCGGCACGATCACGTTCACCCCGGCGCGGAGCTTCGTCGGGATCGCGACGTTCACGTACACCGTCAGCGACGGTCAGGCGACCGCCACCGCGCGGCTGGCGGTGGAGGTGGCCAACGCGATCCCCACCGCCGGCGACGACGCGGCGACCGTGCCGTACCTGGGGGCCACCACCATCGGGGTGCTGGTCAACGACTGGGACATCAACGACGACCCGCTCAGCATCGTCTCGGTCGCCGCCCCGGCGCACGGCACCGCCGCGCCGTCCGGGCGGAACGTGGTCTACCAGGCCACCGAGATCGGCTTCTCGGGAACCGACACCTTCGGCTACACGATCACCGACCCCAACGGCGGGACCGCCTCCGCGCTGATCACGGTCACCGTCGGCAACGCGCCACCGGTCGCGGTGGACGTCTCGGTGACCACGGCGTACCTGACCCCGGCGCCGGTGGACGTGCTGACCGGCGCGAGCGACCCGAATCCCGGCCCGACCTTCCTGGTCATCGGCGCCAGCGATCCGGCGCACGGTGTGGTGGTGCGCAACCCGGACGGCACGCTGACCTACACCCCGGACCCCGGCTGGTCGGGCCCGGACCGCTTCACCTACACGCTCAGTGACGGGCGGGGTGGCACCGACACCGGCGTCGTCACGATCGACGTGGCCAACGCCCCGCCGGTCGCCCGCCCGGAGTCGGTCACCCTGCCCGCCGGCGTCACCTCGACGATCGACGTGCGGCACAACGACGAGGACCCGAACGGCGAACCGCTCACCGTCACGATCGACTCCCCGCCGGCGCACGGCACCGCGAGCGTGGTCGCGGGCCGGGTCGTCTACCGGCCGTTCCCCGGATACGCCGGCACCGACACGCTCGACTACCGGATCACCGACCCAGCCCTCGGCTCGGCCGTCGCGACGGTCACGATCGCTCTGGTCAACGCGGGTCCGGTGGCCCGGCCGGACACCGCCTCCACACCGACCGACACGGTGGTCGCCATCGATCTGACCGGCAACGACGACGATCCGAACGACGACCCGCTCACCCTGACCGGCTGGACCGCGGCCGCCTACGGCACGGTGGCCGCCGGTCCGGGCGGCGGCGTGAGCTACACGCCCGCGCCCGGCTTCACCGGCACGGACGTGTTCGCCTACACGGTCACCGACGTGCACGGGGTGCCGGACACCGCGATGGTCACCGTGGTGGTGCGCAATGCCCCGCCGGTCGCCGTGGACGACACGTTCCGGGTGCGCGAGCAGGGGGCCACGTCACTGCCGGTGATCGCCAACGACCGGGACCCGAACACCGGCCAGCCGCTGAGCGTGCTCTCCGCCGACCCGCCCGGGCACGGCACGGTCACCGTCACCGGGCCGCTCACGGTCGACTACACCCCGGCGCCCGGAACCCGGGTGGACACCTTCGACTACCTGCTCACCGACGACCTGGGCGGCACCGACACCGGCACGGTGACGGTCACCGTGGACCTCGCGCCGGCCGCGGCCGACGACAGCGCGGAGACCGGGGCGGGCGCGCCGGTGACCGTCGACGCGGCCGCGAACGACGTCGATCCGGAGGGGGCGGGGCTCACCGTGAGCTGGACCGGATCGCCCGCGCACGGTAGGGCGTCGCTGCAGGGCGACAACCGGATCCGGTACGTCCCGACGGCCGGCTTCGCCGGGACCGACACCATCGCGTACGAGGTCCGCGACCCGATCGGGAACACCGCCCGGGGCCGGGTCACCGTGCGGGTGCGCCCCGCCCCGGCGGCCCGGCCGGACTTCGCCGCCGTACGGGCCGGACGGCAGGTGGACGTGGACGTGCTGGCCAACGACACCGGCTCGGTCGCCGGTGGGCTGACGATCAGCTCGGTGAGCCGGCCCCCGGCCGGCAGCGCGACGCTCACCGGTGGCCGGATCCGGTACACGGCCCCGGCCATCTGGGCCGGCCAGGCCGAGATCCGGTACGCCGTGACCGACCCGCTGGGCGGCACCGCCGAGTCGACACTGACCGTCATCGTCACCGACGTCACGCCGTTCGCCGTGCCGGACTCCTGGGTCACCGCGTACCGGACGGCGGTCACCGTGCCGGTGCTCGCCAACGACCTGGTCGAGGAGGGCGCCCTGCGGGTCGTCGAGGTCGGCCGGCCGGACCACGGGACAGCCGTGAGCGACGCGGGGCGGGCGGTCGTCTACACGCCGCCGGACGGCTTCTCCGGCGTCGCGCGGTTCGGCTACACCGCCGCGGACGACGCCGGGCACCGCACCTCGGCCACCGTGACGGTCACGGTCGGCGCGCCGCCGGTGGCCCCGGACCGGGCGGTGACCACGCCGCCCGGCGAGGCCGCCGTCATCGGGCTGCCGGCGGCGGACAGCCTCGGCCGGCCGTTCGCGGAACGCCGGATCACCCCGCCGGCGCACGGAACGGCGCGGCTCAACGCGGACGGCTCGGTCACCTACACCCCGGACCCGGGTTTCGTCGGTGAGGACCGGTTCACGTACGAGATCGTCGACGCGGACGGCAACGTCGCGCAGGGCACGATCGTGGTGACCGTCCCGCCGCCCGCCTCGCCCGGCCCGTCGCCGGCGGTCCCGTCGTCGAGCGCGCGGCCCGGGCCGTCGCCGAGCCGGTCCGCGTCCGCCGCGCCACGGCCGTCCACCGCGCCGGCGCCGCCGTCGGTCTCCCCCGCCCTGCCGGTGGGCGGGTGGCCGGATCTGCCGACGACCGGCGGGCCGGATCCGCGGGTGCTGCTCGTCGTGGCCGCGCTGCTCGCCGGGCTGGGTGCGCTGTTGCGGGCGGCCGGCGGCCCCGTACCGGAGCAGCGCCGGGAGCCGGGCGGCTGA
- the groL gene encoding chaperonin GroEL (60 kDa chaperone family; promotes refolding of misfolded polypeptides especially under stressful conditions; forms two stacked rings of heptamers to form a barrel-shaped 14mer; ends can be capped by GroES; misfolded proteins enter the barrel where they are refolded when GroES binds), giving the protein MAKIIAFDEEARRGLERGMNQLADAVKVTLGPKGRNVVLEKKWGAPTITNDGVSIAKEIELEDSYEKIGAELVKEVAKKTDDVAGDGTTTATVLAQALVREGLRNVAAGANPMALKRGIEAAVASVSEGLQQLAKDVETKEQIASTASISAGDSTVGEIIAEAMDKVGKEGVITVEESNTFGLELELTEGMRFDKGYISAYFMTDAERMEAVFDDPYILIANSKISAVKDLLPILEKVMQSGKPLVIIAEDVEGEALATLVVNKVRGTFKSVAVKAPGFGDRRKAMLEDIAILTGGAVISEEVGLKLDAADLSLLGQARKVVITKDETTIVDGAGNAEQIQGRVNQIRAEIERSDSDYDREKLQERLAKLAGGVAVIKVGAATEVELKERKHRIEDAVRNAKAAVEEGIVPGGGVALVQAGKTAFDKLDLAGDEATGAQIVKIALDAPLRQIAVNAGLEGGVVVEKVRNLEAGHGLNAATGEYVDLLAAGIIDPAKVTRSALQNAASIAALFLTTEAVVADKPEKTPAPAGAPGGGDMDF; this is encoded by the coding sequence ATGGCCAAGATCATCGCATTCGACGAGGAGGCTCGTCGGGGCCTCGAGCGGGGCATGAACCAGCTCGCCGACGCGGTCAAGGTGACCCTCGGCCCGAAGGGCCGCAACGTCGTTCTCGAGAAGAAGTGGGGCGCTCCCACGATCACCAACGATGGTGTGTCCATCGCCAAGGAGATCGAGCTCGAGGACTCGTACGAGAAGATCGGCGCCGAGCTGGTCAAGGAGGTCGCCAAGAAGACCGACGACGTCGCCGGTGACGGCACGACGACGGCGACCGTCCTGGCCCAGGCTCTGGTCCGCGAGGGCCTGCGCAACGTCGCCGCGGGCGCGAACCCGATGGCCCTGAAGCGGGGCATCGAGGCCGCCGTGGCCAGCGTCTCCGAGGGCCTGCAGCAGCTGGCCAAGGACGTGGAGACCAAGGAGCAGATCGCCTCCACCGCGTCCATCTCGGCCGGTGACTCCACGGTCGGCGAGATCATCGCCGAGGCCATGGACAAGGTCGGCAAGGAAGGCGTCATCACCGTCGAGGAGAGCAACACCTTCGGCCTGGAGCTGGAGCTCACCGAGGGTATGCGCTTCGACAAGGGCTACATCTCGGCGTACTTCATGACCGACGCCGAGCGGATGGAGGCCGTCTTCGACGACCCCTACATCCTGATCGCCAACAGCAAGATCTCCGCGGTCAAGGACCTGCTGCCGATCCTCGAGAAGGTCATGCAGTCCGGCAAGCCGCTGGTCATCATCGCCGAGGACGTCGAGGGCGAGGCCCTGGCCACCCTGGTCGTCAACAAGGTCCGTGGCACCTTCAAGTCCGTCGCCGTCAAGGCCCCGGGCTTCGGTGACCGCCGCAAGGCCATGCTGGAGGACATCGCCATCCTCACCGGTGGCGCGGTCATCAGCGAGGAGGTCGGCCTGAAGCTGGACGCCGCCGACCTGTCCCTGCTGGGCCAGGCCCGCAAGGTCGTCATCACCAAGGACGAGACCACCATCGTCGACGGCGCCGGCAACGCCGAGCAGATCCAGGGCCGGGTCAACCAGATCCGCGCCGAGATCGAGCGCTCGGACTCCGACTACGACCGCGAGAAGCTGCAGGAGCGCCTGGCCAAGCTGGCCGGCGGTGTTGCGGTGATCAAGGTCGGCGCGGCCACCGAGGTCGAGCTGAAGGAGCGCAAGCACCGCATCGAGGACGCCGTTCGTAACGCGAAGGCGGCCGTCGAGGAGGGCATCGTCCCCGGTGGTGGCGTCGCGCTGGTGCAGGCCGGCAAGACCGCGTTCGACAAGCTGGACCTGGCCGGCGACGAGGCGACCGGTGCGCAGATCGTCAAGATCGCGCTCGACGCCCCGCTGCGTCAGATCGCCGTGAACGCCGGCCTCGAGGGCGGCGTCGTGGTGGAGAAGGTCCGCAACCTCGAGGCGGGGCACGGCCTGAACGCCGCGACCGGCGAGTACGTCGACCTGCTGGCCGCGGGCATCATCGACCCGGCCAAGGTCACCCGCTCGGCGCTGCAGAACGCCGCGTCGATCGCCGCGCTGTTCCTGACCACCGAGGCCGTCGTGGCCGACAAGCCGGAGAAGACCCCGGCCCCGGCCGGCGCCCCCGGCGGCGGCGACATGGACTTCTGA
- a CDS encoding GNAT family N-acetyltransferase produces MGSWTVRRVTPQDAGRLRALRLEMLADSPLAFLETLAQAAARSHEGFRQRLAMSASGPDLAQFVVDPGAGPLTGHAGGTAIPDEPQVTVVFSVYLTPASRGGKLLPGLIEAVADWSTAAGRHELMLEVVVGNDRAVRAYQKLGFEDTGLRLPHPTVPVLTQLQMRRRI; encoded by the coding sequence ATGGGAAGTTGGACGGTACGCCGGGTCACCCCGCAGGACGCCGGCCGGCTGCGTGCCCTGCGGCTGGAGATGCTGGCCGACAGCCCGCTCGCCTTCCTGGAGACGCTGGCCCAGGCCGCCGCCCGCTCGCACGAGGGGTTCCGGCAGCGGCTCGCCATGTCGGCCAGCGGCCCCGATCTCGCCCAGTTCGTCGTCGACCCGGGCGCCGGCCCGCTGACCGGGCACGCCGGCGGCACCGCCATCCCGGACGAGCCACAGGTCACCGTGGTCTTCTCGGTCTACCTGACACCCGCGAGCCGGGGCGGCAAGCTGCTGCCCGGCCTGATCGAGGCGGTCGCCGACTGGTCCACCGCGGCCGGCCGGCACGAGCTGATGCTGGAGGTCGTCGTCGGCAACGACCGGGCCGTCCGGGCGTACCAGAAACTCGGTTTCGAGGACACCGGGCTGCGCCTGCCGCACCCGACCGTGCCGGTCCTCACCCAGCTGCAGATGCGCCGGCGGATCTGA